GTCGCCGGATTCGAGATGGTCCGCGACCGTTCGGAGGTACTGTGCCACTTCGACCGTCTCCATGTCCCGCTCGAACTCGAACAGTGTTTCTTCGGGCATCCCTCGATCTACGCTCCCGAGAGTATTGATCCTGCCGTGTGCTCGACGAGTGAGGGTGTTTGCGGCTACGAGAACGGGTCTTCGGGCGTCGTCAGCCGGGAGACGTCGTCGAACCGGTCGAAATCGTCGTCGAACGAATAGATGAAAACCTCGGACGCACGATACAGTGTGCACGCGCAGCGAACTCCGACGGGAGCAGGCGCAGTAGCAGTCTTCCGACCCTCCGATCCAGTCAGTCGGTGGTCCACGACGACCGTCTACCCCTCCAACAATCTTAACGAATGTTTATGTTGGTTGTTAGCGTAGATCGAGGCAGTACCATGTCACCGAAGACCCCGTCGTCAGGGGCAGGGTCGCCAGTCGGTCGGGGTGGACGTCGATCCGTACCGATCGACTTCGAGACAGCACAGGGGGACCTTTTCGACGCTGTCGACATCGCCACGAGGTCACGGTTCGTCGACGGCCCGGCGGGACGGATACATGTCGTCGAGGCTGGACCTCCCGACGACCAACCGCCGGTGGTGTTCGTTCATGGCACGGCTGCGTTCGGTGCGTTCTTCGCTCCCCTCATGACCCAGGTCGAAGACCGTCGGATGATCGCGTTCGACCGACCGGGGTACGGTCTCAGCGACGCGTTTGTCTACACTGAAGCCAACGTTCGACGCACCGTCGTCGATGTCCTCCTGGAAGTCCTCGACACGATGGAAGCCGACCGGATCGATCTCGTCGGGCACTCCATGGGCGGTCAGACGGCGATACTGTTCGCACTCATGCATCCGGCACGGGTTCGGCGTCTCGTCTTGATCGGAGCCGTGGTAGGCTTCCCGGGAACGCATCCGCCGTTTCGTATTCGACTCTTGACAGTTCCCGTGCTCAATCGGGTGATACGGCGGCTGCAGAAGTCGGGTGACGAAGGCGTCCTCGATATCGCGGAAACATTCGGAGAACGCGACGCGATCCGGGCCCATCCGGCGTTCATTCGGGCGATCGCAGCCCACGAAGCCGAGCCGAAATCGGCCGAGGCGGGATTCAGCGAGTTCAACGCGCTCGTCTCGGTACGGGGATGGCGTCCGTCCGTCAGGCTCAGTCCAGACGAGTTACGGAGTATCCAGCCCCCCACGACGATCGTCTGGGGTGAGAACGACACGCTGGGTGGACCCGATGACGTCCGCAACGGTCTCGCGTTGATTTCGGATGTCCGGTTCGAGACCGTCGACGCCGGACACATCCCCTTTCTGGATCACCCGAAGCGGTGTACAGCACTCCTCGGATGAACGAGGCGGATGCCTCGGGAGTCGACCTCAGCCGGCCCGGTTGATCGCGGTGAACGTCTCTCGCATCTCGGCGAAGTTCTCCTCGGAGACGGCGAGTTCCTCGCGGAGTTCATCGCTCCGCCGCTGCATCCGGAGGTACTCACCGGACTCCGCGAGCTGTTCGGACGCGTGCTCGGCCTCGAGCACGGCCAGTTTCGCGGTGAGACTGAAGAAGGCCGTGAGTGGGTCGTCGTACGACGCCGCCTCCAGTTGCTGATCGACAGCAGCGAAGAGGTCCGCTTTCTCGATCGGTTTGCAGAGGTAATCGTCGAAGGGCATGTCGGTGATTCCGAACCCGGGGTCGACCGCAGTCACCATGATGACCCGACAGTCGTACCCCTGGTCTCGGAGGTCTCTCAACACCTTGTCGCCCGAGTAGGGCATCCGACGGTCCAACAGCACCACGTCGACCGACTCGTCCATCTCCGCGAGCGCTTGCTCGCCACCGTACGCCGTTCGGACGTCTCCGTATCGCGTCCGTAACCGGAGCGCGTACGCATCGACGACTTCGCGTTCGTCGTCGACGACGAGAATCGTTCCCTCCCTTTCCTGTGCCATGGTATCACACGTAACGGGGTTCGTCACTGGAGCTGTTATACTTTCGTGCGAAACTCGAATAGCGGCCTCGTGCTCGAGTTCGTTACTATCCCCTTCGGGGAATCCTCGCCCTTTAGGGCGGGGAGGATGTCAACCACGACTGACCCCGCGAGCGTCCGCCTCGAGTGGGTGTGTGCTTCCGCGCCCGGTCCAGTGTGAATCCTTATCGTGCTCCTTGACAACACTCGACACATGCGGCTCCGGACGAAGTTCGCGGTCGTCTTCATCGTCGTGACACTCGTACTGAGTGGGTCGGTTCTCGCAGCCGTGGACTTCTACCGGCGCGACGCGGTCGAGGAGTCCCGCGTGAACGTCGACGAGACAGCGACCCTGACGGCCGAGCAGATCGACGCATCGATCCGTGACAGACAGGACTACCTGGGACTCGTCGCGTCCCGGCCGGGCGCACGCCAGTTCGAGCAGCGCGGCCCGTTCCTCGACGCGTTGCTGGTGAACTCCCGGTTCTACGCCGCTCAGATCGTCGCCGCGAACGGGACCGTCATCGCCTTCCGCGGAGACATCACGGCTCAGCAGCGGCGAGCCGTCCTCGGATCGAACCGGAGCGCCGCGCCCTACGTCAGGGCGGCGCTCGACGGACGCTCGTTCGTGGGAGAGGGGGAGGCAGTCGACGGCGCCGACAGGCACGTCCTCGTGTTCAGCACGCCCATCTTCGAGGGCGGGGAGGTCACGGGCGTGCTCGCGGGGGCGATCGATCTCGACTCACAGACCGTTTTCGGCGCACTCCCGCCCCTAGAAACGAGCAGACAGACCGTTCGGGTCGTCGGGAACGGGATGGAACTCCGCGAGGGAGACCGCCAGTTCGCCGCGTCGATTGAGGCGTCCGCGACCGTCGAGGCGACCGGGTGGACGGTCACGGTCGTTCGGGACCGCTCGGCGCTCGACGCCCGACTCCGTCGCCTGGGGCTGTTTCAGCTCGGCCAGCTGGGGATCGTCCTCCTGGTAATGGCCGGGTTCGGCTACTGGCAGTACGCCGCGAGCCTTCGGCAGACGGAGCGCCTCCTCGGAGGATTCGGCGACCTCGGGGCTGGAGAGTACGACCGTACCGTCTCGCTCAGTGGCGGCACCGAGTGGGAGCAGATCAGCGACGGGTTCAACGACCTTGCGGCGACGCTCCGAGCGCGCCAGGCGGCGCTTCGTCGACGAACACAGCGACTGGAAGTCATGTACCGCGTGGTGCGGCACAACCTCCGGAACCAGCTGACGGTCCTGTTGACGTACGCAGACGTCATCGCCGACGTCACCGACGACGACGAGATACGCAGGGCGGCCCGGTCTATCGGCGACGCCGGCCGAACGCTCACGCATCTCAGCGAGCGTGCGCGTCAGATCGAGACCGCCCTCGCGGACGACCAGACGCCGTCGCGGGTCGACGTGAGCGACATCGTCTCCGATGTCGTCGCCGACCTCCGCGAGGCGTATCCGGCGGTGGCTATCGAGACGTCGCTCCCGGACGACGTCTGGGTGCGCGCCCTCCCCTCGCTCCGGATGGCGATCGAGAGCGTCTGTGAGAACGCCTGCCAGCACAACGACGCCGAGGATCCGCACCTCGAGGTGACCGTCTCCGTCGTCGACGGAACGGGTGAGCCCGGAACGAGCATAGAAGACTCGACCCGGCCCGACCCCGCCGATCACGGCGTCCAGGGGCCCGACCAGCGCAGTGGTGAGGCCGTCGAGCCTGCGCGGGACGATGGTGTCGCCGACAGCGAGAGCGACCACTGGGTCCGCGTCGCGGTCGCCGACAACGGCCCCGGTCTCCCCGAACAAGAGCGAACTGCGATCACCGAGGGACGCGAGACGGAACTCGAACACGCGAGCGGGCTCGGTCTCTGGTTGGCCCACTGGGTCGTCGACCGTTCCGGTGGCCATCTCCGGTTCCACGACGCGTCACCTCGGGGGACGGTCGTCGAACTGCTGCTGCCGGGGGTCGCTGCAACGACGGCGACACCCGACTCGGACGGGGGGCCGGCCGGAGGACGCTAGAGACGATAGAGATCGGCTCCGCGCTCCCCCGTCACCCGTGGTCAACAGCCCGCTGTGGCCGAGAATCGACCGCATCGCATCGGACCGAACTGGACTACCGGTGACGACGGCGGACGGCGACGGAGAGCGCCGCCACGAGCAGTGCGACAGCAGTCGTCCCGAATCCGAGTCCGGGGACGGACTCGCCGCTCGTGGTCCCACCAGCCTCGGGACGCGCCGTGGGCGCGTCGTCCGTGGTCTCGGCTCGGGGGGTTCCCGTCCGTCCCGGTGTGGATGCACCCGTCGTCACGGTGTCCCCGGACTCGACCGTCACGTTCCCGACGAACCGCTCGTTGACGTACACCTGATACGTCCCGGGCTCGTCGAAGGAGCGCTCGAAGGTGGCCTGTCGGGTCCCGTTCGGGGCGATAGATAGCTCCGTGCGGTCCACCACGGTCTCTTCGAGGAGCAGTTTCACCGTGTACGTGCCGTCGGCGCCACCGACGTTCCGCACGCGGACCCGGACCTCGGTCCCCTGGTGTGTGCTGATCCGTGTGACGGTCACGAGCGCGTCGGTGATGCGGAACTTCGCCTGCTTGACGCCCGTCGTGAAGTCCGAGAGCCCGGGTGCCCTCGCCTCGAAGAAGTAGTGCGTCTCACCCTCGTCGACGAACCGGGTCGGGAGTTCGACCCACCCGCCCGCCTCGTGACGGTACAGCGCGACGTCCTCCGGGCCGGTCTCGTTCCCGGCCAGGCGGTCTTTCCGGACACGGACGTGGAACGTGACGTTACCGACGTCCTCGTTCGCGATGCTGTGATCGACGTGGACGTATCCCGCGGGTTCCGTTCCGTCGGCGGGGGCGAACGCGGGGACGTCGCCGAACCGACTCACGTTCGTCGCCACGCTGAGCGTGACGGATCCGGCACGTTCGGGCGTGAACGAGAGCGCGTCGACGGCGACGACGTCGTCGCGCGTCAACGGCCACGAGATGTTGAGCGACTGCGTCGTGTTCGCCTCGGCGTCCGTGATCGTGGCGTTCACTAGCGTCTTCCGCTCTAACACGCGCGACGGCGAGACGTCCGCGACCGTCCGCGTGTTCGTGAGCCAGACGTTCCGTTGTGGCTCGTCCGGGTCGGTGCTCAGGATGTGCAGCGTCGCGAACTGCGGGCGCGCGGTCGGGGCGTCGAAGGTGACGGTGACGTTCTGTCGCTCGCCCGGGCCGAGCGTCACCGGCCCCTCGAACGCTCGCTCGAACGACGCCCGGTCGGGCCCCACGATCGCGACCGCGTCGATCGTCAGCGGGGCGTCGCCCACGTTCCGTATCGAGAGCGTCCGCGCGTCCGACTCGTCCGTCGCGTTCGAGAAGCGGAGCACCTCGGGCTGGACCGCGATATCCGGTGTCGCGTCGACCTGCCGCGAGACTTGGCGCGTGGGCTGGACTGCCACCCCGACCGCGGCGGTCGAGAGCACGACCGCCACCACGAGGAGCACCCGTACGGTCCACCCGGGGACGTGTAGGTTCATGATCGTTGCCGTTCGTCGATGTATGCTAACATACGACAAATAGGTTGCCAGAGCGGCCGTAGTGTCTCCGAGTCGGGCTCTAGTACGGGTCCATGTCCTGGGGGAGTCCGTCGGGACCCCGCGACAGCGCGTACGGGTCCATGTCCTGCATCCGGAACGAGATGGTCACGTCGGCGGCGCCCGCGACGCCGATCGGGTCGGTGTCTCGCACGTCCCAGGGACCCGCGCGGACGGTCACGTTATTGATCGGGAACATGACGGACAGGTTGTCGATCGGGAACGCAGCCGGGAACGGGTCGTTACCCTTCCCGTCCAGCACGGTCAGCGGGGTGCCCGTCGCGGCGGTCAGGTTATCGATCGGGAACGCGAGCGCCGACGCGTGTGGCCCACTCGGTCCGTCCGCGTGGGCCGTCGCGGGTGCGAACCCCACGACACCGGCCGCACCGCTCGTGAGAACGACGCCGACCAGCAGCAGTGTGAGGGCGATTCCATCGGCGATGTGGGTGTCTTCCATCATCACATCTACTGCTCGGTCGGAGACGGCGATGAGAACAGTTGCTCAGTGTTGAGGGAGCCATGATTCTCGACACCCTCAGTATCTAGAGGACAGCCGTCGGCGCGGCGGCTCAATACTTCGCAGGTACTGTCAGGGGGATGGTCGACGACCGAACACATGTACCCGATGGGGACCAGCGCCCCACGACAGGGACGGTGATCACGATGACCTCGAGCCACGACACGCACGACCGGAGCCAGCCCGACGGCCGAATCCACCTCCTGCCCGCGGACGACGGCGTCGTCATCTACGACGTCGAGACGCCGTCCGGGTGGCTCAAATCCGACCACGCGGTCGCTCTCGCGGACTGGCGGTAACCTCGCTAGCCGATGTCCGGACGGACAGGGCGAGTGCTCCTGCGGGTCGGTCCGAATCTTGACTACTGATACCATCCAACACGGTAGTATGAACGACGCCCTCGATCACGTGACCGAAGGCGTGCTCGTCGTCGACGCCGACTGGCACGTCACTCGGGCGAACGCCGTCGCGGCGACCCACCTCGGCCGTGACCCCTCGGAGCTGACCGGCGTCGACGTCCGCGACGTCTTTCCCCGGTCGGTCGACTCGACGTTCCACGAGTCCGTCGCTGACGACGACTCGGAGCCCGAAGCGGTCGCGTTCGAGGACTACTTTCCCGATCTCGAGGCGTGGTTCGCGGTCCGGACGGTCCCCGTCGACGGCGGGGCAGTGGTCGTCTTCCACGACGTCACCGCTCGCAAGGACCTCGAACGCTCGATCGACGACCGCGAGGCGGAACTGGACCGGCTCACGCGCATCAACGCGACCATTCAGGAGATCATCCGCGAGTTAGTGGGCGCGACGACTCGCGAGGAGATCGAGCGGACGGTCTGTGACCGACTCGCCGCGAGCGATCTCTACGCGTTCACCTGGGTCGGCGAGCGCGACCCGATATCCGACCGACTCATCCACCGGAGTGCCGCCGGCGAGTACGAGGGTGTCGTCGAGTTGCTCGTCGAAGGGAGCGAGACGTCCGATGGGCCGGAGTCGCTCGAACACGCCGTCGTCCGAACCGGTGAGACACGACTCGTTCGGCAACTCGTCGAGGACGAGTCAGTCCCCGACCCGATACGGCGCGTCGCGTTCGCGCGCGGGTTACAGTCCGCCATCGCCGTCCCCGTTCGGTACGGCACCACCACCTACGGCGTCCTGGGCGTGTACGCCGCTCGCCCGGACGCGTTCAGCGAGCGCGAGCGCGAGAGCCTGGAGACGCTGGGCGTCGCAACGGGGTTCGTCATCAACGCCGCTCGGCAGCGCAACCTCCTCCTGTCGGACACTGTCGTCGAACTCACGTTCCGCGTGACCGATCCCGAGGACGCCCTGGTGGCGACGTCGTCCCGACTGGCGTGTTCGCTCGCGGTGGAAGGCATCGTTCCGCTCGCCGAAGGCGCGCTGCGCTGTTTCGTCAGTATCGAGGGAGCGCCACCCGGAGACGTCCACGAGACGGTGACAGACTCGACGGGGTTCGCGGACGCCCGCGTCGTCCACGAGACCGCAGCCGACGAGGCGACCGACGGTGGACTGCTCGAACTCTCCATCACTGACGCGTCACCGCTCTTGACCCTGGTGGAGCGCGGCGCAACCGTCCGTACGGCGACGTTCACCGAAGGTGTCGGCCGGGTCGTCGCGGAACTCGCCCCCGACGAGGACGTCCGCGCGGTCGTCGAGGCCGTCGGCGATCGGTTTCCCGGCTCGGATCTCCTCGCGAAGCGGGAGCGAGAGCGGGCCGTCGAGACGGCCCAGGAGTTCCGAAGCTCGCTCCACGAGCGACTCACCGACCGCCAGCAGACGGCACTGCGTGTGGCGTACCACGGCGGCTACTTCCAGTCACCGCGTGACAGCAC
This Salinigranum marinum DNA region includes the following protein-coding sequences:
- a CDS encoding alpha/beta hydrolase codes for the protein MTQVEDRRMIAFDRPGYGLSDAFVYTEANVRRTVVDVLLEVLDTMEADRIDLVGHSMGGQTAILFALMHPARVRRLVLIGAVVGFPGTHPPFRIRLLTVPVLNRVIRRLQKSGDEGVLDIAETFGERDAIRAHPAFIRAIAAHEAEPKSAEAGFSEFNALVSVRGWRPSVRLSPDELRSIQPPTTIVWGENDTLGGPDDVRNGLALISDVRFETVDAGHIPFLDHPKRCTALLG
- a CDS encoding response regulator yields the protein MAQEREGTILVVDDEREVVDAYALRLRTRYGDVRTAYGGEQALAEMDESVDVVLLDRRMPYSGDKVLRDLRDQGYDCRVIMVTAVDPGFGITDMPFDDYLCKPIEKADLFAAVDQQLEAASYDDPLTAFFSLTAKLAVLEAEHASEQLAESGEYLRMQRRSDELREELAVSEENFAEMRETFTAINRAG
- a CDS encoding sensor histidine kinase, coding for MRLRTKFAVVFIVVTLVLSGSVLAAVDFYRRDAVEESRVNVDETATLTAEQIDASIRDRQDYLGLVASRPGARQFEQRGPFLDALLVNSRFYAAQIVAANGTVIAFRGDITAQQRRAVLGSNRSAAPYVRAALDGRSFVGEGEAVDGADRHVLVFSTPIFEGGEVTGVLAGAIDLDSQTVFGALPPLETSRQTVRVVGNGMELREGDRQFAASIEASATVEATGWTVTVVRDRSALDARLRRLGLFQLGQLGIVLLVMAGFGYWQYAASLRQTERLLGGFGDLGAGEYDRTVSLSGGTEWEQISDGFNDLAATLRARQAALRRRTQRLEVMYRVVRHNLRNQLTVLLTYADVIADVTDDDEIRRAARSIGDAGRTLTHLSERARQIETALADDQTPSRVDVSDIVSDVVADLREAYPAVAIETSLPDDVWVRALPSLRMAIESVCENACQHNDAEDPHLEVTVSVVDGTGEPGTSIEDSTRPDPADHGVQGPDQRSGEAVEPARDDGVADSESDHWVRVAVADNGPGLPEQERTAITEGRETELEHASGLGLWLAHWVVDRSGGHLRFHDASPRGTVVELLLPGVAATTATPDSDGGPAGGR
- a CDS encoding PGF-pre-PGF domain-containing protein codes for the protein MNLHVPGWTVRVLLVVAVVLSTAAVGVAVQPTRQVSRQVDATPDIAVQPEVLRFSNATDESDARTLSIRNVGDAPLTIDAVAIVGPDRASFERAFEGPVTLGPGERQNVTVTFDAPTARPQFATLHILSTDPDEPQRNVWLTNTRTVADVSPSRVLERKTLVNATITDAEANTTQSLNISWPLTRDDVVAVDALSFTPERAGSVTLSVATNVSRFGDVPAFAPADGTEPAGYVHVDHSIANEDVGNVTFHVRVRKDRLAGNETGPEDVALYRHEAGGWVELPTRFVDEGETHYFFEARAPGLSDFTTGVKQAKFRITDALVTVTRISTHQGTEVRVRVRNVGGADGTYTVKLLLEETVVDRTELSIAPNGTRQATFERSFDEPGTYQVYVNERFVGNVTVESGDTVTTGASTPGRTGTPRAETTDDAPTARPEAGGTTSGESVPGLGFGTTAVALLVAALSVAVRRRHR
- a CDS encoding DUF7331 family protein, encoding MTSSHDTHDRSQPDGRIHLLPADDGVVIYDVETPSGWLKSDHAVALADWR
- a CDS encoding bacterio-opsin activator domain-containing protein codes for the protein MNDALDHVTEGVLVVDADWHVTRANAVAATHLGRDPSELTGVDVRDVFPRSVDSTFHESVADDDSEPEAVAFEDYFPDLEAWFAVRTVPVDGGAVVVFHDVTARKDLERSIDDREAELDRLTRINATIQEIIRELVGATTREEIERTVCDRLAASDLYAFTWVGERDPISDRLIHRSAAGEYEGVVELLVEGSETSDGPESLEHAVVRTGETRLVRQLVEDESVPDPIRRVAFARGLQSAIAVPVRYGTTTYGVLGVYAARPDAFSERERESLETLGVATGFVINAARQRNLLLSDTVVELTFRVTDPEDALVATSSRLACSLAVEGIVPLAEGALRCFVSIEGAPPGDVHETVTDSTGFADARVVHETAADEATDGGLLELSITDASPLLTLVERGATVRTATFTEGVGRVVAELAPDEDVRAVVEAVGDRFPGSDLLAKRERERAVETAQEFRSSLHERLTDRQQTALRVAYHGGYFQSPRDSTAEELAEGLGITSPTLHYHLRAAQWKLVDAFLADDPDRPHRDERDAWHGDEEDNQ